The proteins below come from a single Drosophila teissieri strain GT53w chromosome 3L, Prin_Dtei_1.1, whole genome shotgun sequence genomic window:
- the LOC122615736 gene encoding TOM1-like protein 2 isoform X1, with translation MASFFNVGALGNVFSTPVGQRIEAATDANLASENWAANMEICDMINESSDTARDAMRAIRKRLSQNAGKNNQVVMYTLTVLETCVKNCGKAFHVLVAQKDFINELVKLIGPKNDPPAAMQEKVLSLIQIWADAFKNQPDLNGVTQMYMELKNKGIEFPANDLDAMAPIYTPQRSVPEMPPQMVAAQQHTISPQHMAAAAAAAAAAAAPPSTGPLHLTPEQAAKLRSELEIVSNNMSILSEMLSVLKPGQESPDDYALLNELTSTCKEMQSRIVDLIGRVQDDELTAEFLRINDELNNVFLRHQRYEKTRSQGQGAGVTSPSAVLGAAMGLPGVGAAGAGATTVATLPPPPTTTAVSNTPQSDQLLIDLIESSEEAQLPQSLGGLSLGAGAPIGVQRGARPADEFDMLAQSRTDGNHKSDLLRDIPSVDAAAGSVTATASPYKPPNQPQQAQRSAGDPPVVSKSTKENEIDEMEAWLGSSHIEGIEELTSSEFDKFLEERAAAAENLPTISASNSAASATTGSAGADSLRKTPKKPGAEEDLLAL, from the exons AGGCCGCCaccgatgccaacctggcCTCGGAGAACTGGGCCGCCAACATGGAGATCTGTGACATGATCAACGAATCCTCGGACACCGCCCGCGATGCCATGCGTGCCATTCGCAAGCGCCTCTCCCAGAATGCCGGCAAGAACAACCAGGTGGTGATGTACACGCTGACCGTCCTGGAGACGTGCGTGAAGAACTGCGGCAAGGCCTTTCATGTCCTCGTGGCCCAGAAGGACTTCATCAACGAGCTGGTCAAGCTGATTGGGCCCAAGAACGATCCGCCAGCTGCCATGCAGGAGAAGGTTCTCAGTCTGATACAGATCTGGGCGGATGCGTTCAAGAACCAACCGGATCTCAACGGCGTCACTCAGATGTACATGGAACTGAAAAACAAGGGCATCGAGTTTCCAGCCAATGACTTAGATGCCATGGCACCTATTTACACACCTCAGAGG AGCGTTCCCGAGATGCCTCCTCAGATGGTGGCCGCTCAGCAACACACAATTTCGCCTCAACACatggctgccgctgccgccgccgctgctgcagcagcagctccacccAGCACAGGTCCTTTGCATTTGACTCCCGAGCAGGCGGCTAAGCTGCGTTCCGAACTGGAGATCGTTAGCAACAATATGTCCATCCTGAGCGAGATGCTCAGTGTTCTGAAGCCCGGCCAGGAGTCGCCCGATGACTATGCCCTGCTCAACGAGCTCACCTCTACCTGCAAAGAGATGCAGTCTCGCATTGTGGATCTGATTGGACGTGTCCAGGACGACGAGCTCACCGCGGAGTTCCTGCGCATCAATGACGAGCTGAACAATGTGTTTTTGCGCCACCAGCGTTACGAGAAAACTCGCTCGCAGGGCCAGGGAGCTGGTGTTACCTCGCCGTCGGCGGTGCTAGGCGCAGCCATGGGCCTGCCCGGTGTGGgtgcagctggagcaggagccaCAACAGTGGCCACGCTACCACCACCTCCCACAACTACCGCCGTGAGCAATACGCCGCAAAGTGACCAACTGCTAATCGATCTAATTGAAAGCAGCGAGGAAGCCCAACTGCCACAGAGCTTGGGAGGACTCAGCCTGGGCGCAGGAGCACCCATTGGGGTGCAGAGGGGGGCACGACCTGCCGATGAATTCGATATGCTGGCCCAGTCGCGCACTGATGGCAACCA TAAATCGGACTTGTTAAGGGACATTCCCTCCGTGGACGCTGCTGCTGGGAGCGTGACTGCCACCGCCTCGCCTTATAAACCGCCGAATCAACCGCAGCAGGCACAGCGCTCAGCCGGCGATCCGCCGGTGGTAAGTAAA TCGACGAAAGAGAATGAGATCGACGAGATGGAAGCGTGGTTGGGCAGCTCA CACATCGAGGGAATTGAGGAACTGACCAGCTCCGAGTTTGATAAATTCCTAGAGGAgcgagccgctgccgccgaaAATCTTCCAACGATCAGTGCATCGAACTCCGCCGCCAGTGCCACGACAGGATCGGCAGGAGCCGACAGCTTACGAAAGACACCAAAGAAACCGGGCGCCGAGGAGGATCTGCTCGCGCTCTGA
- the LOC122615747 gene encoding uncharacterized protein LOC122615747, giving the protein MLDNLVEFASYWWFRYLMVTELYMVEKWERITIHVIFMVLFCVFWYFNYSVLLSLAGLIGPTSASMADIIPGVQGQGLKVT; this is encoded by the exons ATGCTTGACAACCTCGTGGAATTCGCCAGTTACTGGTGGTTTCGATACCTCATG GTCACCGAGCTGTACAtggtggaaaagtgggagCGGATAACGATAC ACGTCATTTTCATGGTACTCTTCTGTGTTTTCTGGTACTTCAACTACTCCGTGCTGCTCTCGCTCGCCGGATTGATTGGCCCTACAAGTGCCTCAATGGCGGATATTATTCCCGGAGTTCAAGGACAGGGCCTCAAGGTCACCTAA
- the LOC122615735 gene encoding fez family zinc finger protein erm, with product MTSHHHHVGVGGNFQPQLHQIRAPIVKNLSLAAAAVPLPLHTAPSSAYFTHAHPPTAATIVEQDPYTVLAGDPMGEESESFLIEEIIDDYDDEANIVVDTGEFFEHYEYYPVDRLDRLTSVTVATADALPPPIIMQQTSDDEEFIEEDGQQMTSSCDGDGEEETEQDDEATAPGTTNAFEIASEMLTTIEATNIKEEQLESDFYMKATEDSNSSNGQLQDFKLFGSSRVERPMGNSAAKRWKQTKVPIRITQDEFNVTLWSSLNSEDEDEEEELEEPHSCAGTTSVTSSSAAQNEGSSSMPKLIIDEHMINHDVLSDGIGNEYVILPDPFSASAVTDVEEVVNAFMGDVKGEEDSQPLSEQLIYAENQLEEAYGNIELIENMPNNVELIQSPGLGPATVPVALSKVNGCVPNPQPALPKLVLQNSSTNVRLKSAGNQTKVTKRQLTAAAQVATPTPPPPLVASSNPARPRPTIVTKLPTAVTNQTAGNTMGAAGAAAEEDEEPKFRCTHRGCNKEFRNHSAMRKHMHTHGPRGHVCNVCGKSFVESSKLKRHQLVHTGEKPFECTFEGCGKRFSLDFNLRTHVRIHTGDRPYHCPIDGCSKCFAQSTNLKSHMLTHTKPKRKWPRAPQVSNNKTPLVARYGRLEFGEDPRLVYVEQNEEVASVLLDGTSLAS from the coding sequence ATGACaagtcatcatcatcacgTCGGCGTCGGAGGGAACTTCCAGCCTCAACTGCATCAGATCCGGGCGCCCATCGTAAAGAATCTATCGCTGGCCGCTGCGGCGGTACCGCTGCCCCTGCACACCGCCCCGTCGTCGGCATACTTCACTCATGCACACCCACCCACGGCGGCCACAATTGTCGAGCAAGATCCGTACACCGTTTTGGCGGGCGATCCGATGGGCGAGGAGAGCGAGAGCTTCCTGATCGAGGAGATCATCGACGACTATGATGATGAGGCTAATATCGTAGTAGACACTGGCGAGTTCTTCGAGCACTATGAATACTATCCGGTGGATCGGCTGGACAGGCTTACCTCGGTCACGGTGGCAACGGCAGATGCACTGCCGCCGCCCATCATCATGCAGCAGACCAGCGACGACGAGGAATTTATCGAGGAGGATGGACAGCAGATGACCTCCTCctgtgatggcgatggcgaggAGGAGACGGAGCAGGATGATGAGGCTACCGCGCCGGGTACGACAAATGCCTTCGAGATTGCATCCGAGATGCTAACCACAATCGAAGCCACCAAcatcaaggaggagcagctcgaGAGCGACTTCTACATGAAGGCAACCGAAGATTCAAACAGCTCGAATGGCCAGCTACAGGACTTTAAGCTATTCGGAAGCAGTCGCGTGGAGAGGCCCATGGGAAATTCAGCCGCCAAGCGCTGGAAGCAAACGAAGGTACCCATACGCATTACGCAGGATGAGTTCAATGTCACCCTGTGGTCCTCGCTCAACTcggaggatgaggacgaggaggaggagttggaggaACCACATAGTTGTGCTGGCACTACATCCGTGAcgtcctcctccgccgcccaGAATGAAGGCTCATCCAGCATGCCAAAGCTTATTATCGACGAGCACATGATCAACCACGATGTTCTGAGCGATGGCATCGGCAACGAGTACGTCATCCTGCCCGATCCTTTCAGCGCCTCTGCGGTCACGGATGTGGAAGAGGTGGTTAATGCATTTATGGGTGATGTCAAGGGCGAGGAGGACAGCCAGCCACTAAGTGAGCAGTTGATCTATGCGGAAAACCAGCTGGAAGAAGCTTATGGTAACATCGAGCTCATCGAGAATATGCCGAATAATGTGGAGCTGATACAGAGCCCGGGTCTCGGTCCAGCCACTGTGCCGGTAGCGCTATCAAAGGTCAATGGATGTGTACCGAATCCACAGCCGGCTCTGCCAAAATTAGTGCTCCAGAACAGCAGCACCAATGTGCGACTGAAAAGTGCGGGAAATCAGACAAAGGTGACAAAGAGGCAACTCACGGCGGCGGCTCAGGTGGCGACACCaactcctccaccgccactAGTGGCTTCTAGCAATCCAGCCCGACCACGACCCACAATTGTTACCAAATTACCTACGGCAGTGACCAATCAGACGGCTGGTAATACTATGGGAGCTGCTGGCGCGGCCGctgaggaggatgaggagccAAAGTTTCGCTGCACCCATCGCGGCTGCAACAAGGAGTTTCGCAACCACTCGGCCATGCGCAAGCACATGCACACGCACGGACCGCGTGGTCATGTGTGCAACGTCTGCGGCAAAAGCTTCGTAGAGAGCTCCAAGCTAAAGCGCCACCAGCTGGTGCACACCGGCGAGAAGCCCTTTGAGTGCACCTTCGAGGGGTGCGGCAAGCGCTTCTCGCTGGACTTCAATCTGCGCACCCACGTACGGATACACACTGGCGATCGGCCCTACCACTGTCCCATTGATGGCTGCTCCAAGTGCTTCGCCCAGTCAACGAACCTCAAGTCCCACATGCTGACGCACACAAAGCCCAAAAGAAAGTGGCCGCGTGCACCGCAAGTGAGCAACAACAAGACACCGCTGGTGGCCAGATACGGGCGTCTTGAGTTTGGCGAGGATCCTCGTCTGGTGTACGTAGAACAAAACGAGGAGGTGGCGTCGGTGCTGCTGGATGGCACGTCCCTAGCATCCTAA
- the LOC122615736 gene encoding TOM1-like protein 2 isoform X2, protein MASFFNVGALGNVFSTPVGQRIEAATDANLASENWAANMEICDMINESSDTARDAMRAIRKRLSQNAGKNNQVVMYTLTVLETCVKNCGKAFHVLVAQKDFINELVKLIGPKNDPPAAMQEKVLSLIQIWADAFKNQPDLNGVTQMYMELKNKGIEFPANDLDAMAPIYTPQRSVPEMPPQMVAAQQHTISPQHMAAAAAAAAAAAAPPSTGPLHLTPEQAAKLRSELEIVSNNMSILSEMLSVLKPGQESPDDYALLNELTSTCKEMQSRIVDLIGRVQDDELTAEFLRINDELNNVFLRHQRYEKTRSQGQGAGVTSPSAVLGAAMGLPGVGAAGAGATTVATLPPPPTTTAVSNTPQSDQLLIDLIESSEEAQLPQSLGGLSLGAGAPIGVQRGARPADEFDMLAQSRTDGNHKSDLLRDIPSVDAAAGSVTATASPYKPPNQPQQAQRSAGDPPVVSKHIEGIEELTSSEFDKFLEERAAAAENLPTISASNSAASATTGSAGADSLRKTPKKPGAEEDLLAL, encoded by the exons AGGCCGCCaccgatgccaacctggcCTCGGAGAACTGGGCCGCCAACATGGAGATCTGTGACATGATCAACGAATCCTCGGACACCGCCCGCGATGCCATGCGTGCCATTCGCAAGCGCCTCTCCCAGAATGCCGGCAAGAACAACCAGGTGGTGATGTACACGCTGACCGTCCTGGAGACGTGCGTGAAGAACTGCGGCAAGGCCTTTCATGTCCTCGTGGCCCAGAAGGACTTCATCAACGAGCTGGTCAAGCTGATTGGGCCCAAGAACGATCCGCCAGCTGCCATGCAGGAGAAGGTTCTCAGTCTGATACAGATCTGGGCGGATGCGTTCAAGAACCAACCGGATCTCAACGGCGTCACTCAGATGTACATGGAACTGAAAAACAAGGGCATCGAGTTTCCAGCCAATGACTTAGATGCCATGGCACCTATTTACACACCTCAGAGG AGCGTTCCCGAGATGCCTCCTCAGATGGTGGCCGCTCAGCAACACACAATTTCGCCTCAACACatggctgccgctgccgccgccgctgctgcagcagcagctccacccAGCACAGGTCCTTTGCATTTGACTCCCGAGCAGGCGGCTAAGCTGCGTTCCGAACTGGAGATCGTTAGCAACAATATGTCCATCCTGAGCGAGATGCTCAGTGTTCTGAAGCCCGGCCAGGAGTCGCCCGATGACTATGCCCTGCTCAACGAGCTCACCTCTACCTGCAAAGAGATGCAGTCTCGCATTGTGGATCTGATTGGACGTGTCCAGGACGACGAGCTCACCGCGGAGTTCCTGCGCATCAATGACGAGCTGAACAATGTGTTTTTGCGCCACCAGCGTTACGAGAAAACTCGCTCGCAGGGCCAGGGAGCTGGTGTTACCTCGCCGTCGGCGGTGCTAGGCGCAGCCATGGGCCTGCCCGGTGTGGgtgcagctggagcaggagccaCAACAGTGGCCACGCTACCACCACCTCCCACAACTACCGCCGTGAGCAATACGCCGCAAAGTGACCAACTGCTAATCGATCTAATTGAAAGCAGCGAGGAAGCCCAACTGCCACAGAGCTTGGGAGGACTCAGCCTGGGCGCAGGAGCACCCATTGGGGTGCAGAGGGGGGCACGACCTGCCGATGAATTCGATATGCTGGCCCAGTCGCGCACTGATGGCAACCA TAAATCGGACTTGTTAAGGGACATTCCCTCCGTGGACGCTGCTGCTGGGAGCGTGACTGCCACCGCCTCGCCTTATAAACCGCCGAATCAACCGCAGCAGGCACAGCGCTCAGCCGGCGATCCGCCGGTGGTAAGTAAA CACATCGAGGGAATTGAGGAACTGACCAGCTCCGAGTTTGATAAATTCCTAGAGGAgcgagccgctgccgccgaaAATCTTCCAACGATCAGTGCATCGAACTCCGCCGCCAGTGCCACGACAGGATCGGCAGGAGCCGACAGCTTACGAAAGACACCAAAGAAACCGGGCGCCGAGGAGGATCTGCTCGCGCTCTGA
- the LOC122615738 gene encoding GDP-D-glucose phosphorylase 1 gives MFSRHFAAFLRFNRYAARKYSAHFKSFLKAGFSNRFSLKVATLMPLVIFRSADCTQKDDQDVKRPGRRRTMSKVKYETSLEGRAQLYLNAMKVRWDQLHNVPGLFSYQLQKSPQNRKIPGYWGFYTELNADRNLKRRRPQTIESLNPTFKHMLFNFNKVKAQEVIMTIDDAHGSPEVQMIINKSPITKYHTLICPEVGKNHVQRITRDALQFCITFMRSIDDKDMRMGYNSPGALASVNHLHFHLLHMPQDLYIDQAPLDELAGGYVYRLSRRAPTEGICIVFNENDSEEQVAEKVDQLYMLAMWMCRNNMPHNLFLTQDRRPGQSGNLKVFVFARSEYCVNKDLADFNVGFCELAGYIPLPDADKMENLTELQVLFRIRTITGNAPKAVYEEITNIVDGSQDLTLWDQPLTI, from the exons ATGTTTTCGCGGCATTTCGCAGCCTTTCTGCGATTCAACCGATATGCTGCCCGAAAATACAGCGCccattttaaaagttttcttaAAGCCGGCTTTAGCAACAGGTTTTCCCTGAAGGTTGCAACTCTGATGCCGCTGGTAATCTTTCGATCCGCGGATTGCACGCAAAAAGATGACCAGGACGTGAAGCGACCTGGCCGCAGGCGAACCATGAGCAAGGTTAAGTACGAGACGAGTCTGGAGGGAAGGGCGCAGCTCTATCTCAACGCCATGAAGGTGCGGTGGGACCAGCTGCACAATGTTCCCGGGTTGTTTTCCTATCAATTACAAAAATCGCCTCAGAACCGAAAAATACCAGGATACTGGGGCTTCTATACAGAG CTTAATGCAGATCGAAACCTTAAGCGCCGCCGACCCCAGACCATCGAGAGCCTCAATCCCACCTTTAAGCACATGCTGTTTAATTTCAACAAAGTCAAAGCCCAGGAGGTCATCATGACCATTGATGATGCGCACGGCAGTCCCGAAGTTCAGATGATCATAAACAAGAGCCCAATCACCAAATATCATACGTTGATCTGCCCGGAAGTGGGAAAAAACCATGTCCAACGGATTACCCGTGACGCTCTTCAGTTTTGCATTACCTTCATGCGAAGCATCGACGACAAGGACATGCGCATGGGTTATAATAGTCCTGGAGCGTTGGCCTCTGTAAATCACCTtcacttccaccttcttcacATGCCACAGGATTTATATATAGACCAAGCTCCTTTGGATGAGCTGGCCGGTGGATATGTCTATCGTTTAAGCCGGCGGGCGCCCACGGAAGGAATATGTATAGTATTCAACGAAAATGATAGTGAAGAACAGGTGGCGGAGAAAGTGGACCAGCTCTACATGCTTGCCATGTGGATGTGTAGGAATAATATGCCACACAATCTGTTCCTCACGCAAGATCGGAGACCCGGACAAAGTGGTAATCTTAAGGTATTCGTATTTGCCCGCTCTGAGTACTGCGTAAACAAGGATTTGGCCGACTTTAATGTCGGATTCTGCGAGTTGGCTGGTTACATTCCGTTGCCAG ATGCTGATAAAATGGAGAATCTTACGGAACTTCAGGTGCTCTTTAGGATCCGAACAATTACTGGCAATGCCCCAAAAGCTGTGTACGAGGAAATTACGAATATTGTCGATGGATCACAAGATCTCACTCTTTGGGACCAACCATTGACGATATGA
- the LOC122615737 gene encoding queuine tRNA-ribosyltransferase accessory subunit 2, which yields MKFAIESISKNSGRLGQLRIKDGGPEFKTPLLLQTTKGGSIPWLSADVFESHVSQKPQVLQFTLSTMDHMTEALTHWNSGGGRGLSDYVGLPGHLNILMLRDPCETTPSGGNDRDILPLFTRRGKESLSSERYMEMVASFKPDIYEGLCDADTNLESAKKRVQKSVDRTEKFMHYIYEHRGKVNSTLLAPIVGGYNTFARTQSIRHARDQPASSYGGYIFEGFHTNGLSATTLDTSKLLPIVQHCVKQLEEDKPRIMPGAYTPLTILELIRQGIDVFDSSYVYLASLNFKALTFSFVQDAVENAPFLDITDEAIKEDFSPPLSNCSCLTCQKHTRAYLHHLYKTNELLGPILLIVHNLYHYMAFFEKIRESVARDELPQLTELVRNQNGKTHVDYSIAANTKVISKATMGKGFAAAAV from the exons ATGAAATTTGCGATCGAAAGCATTAGCAAGAATTCCGGGCGGCTCGGTCAACTGCGAATCAAGGATGGAGGACCCGAGTTCAAGACTCCCCTTCTTTTGCAGACGACTAAGGGCGGAAGCATTCCGTGGCTAAGTGCGGATGTTTTCGAGAGTCATGTCAGCCAGAAGCCACAGGTGCTCCAATTCACTCTGTCCACAATGGACCACATGACCGAGGCACTTACACATTGGAACAGTGGTGGAGGTCGCGGACTAAGCGACTACGTGGGACTACCAGGACATCTAAACATTCTCATGTTACGAGATCCTTGTGAAACAACGCCTTCCGGAGGCAACGATCGGGATATACTGCCACTGTTTACGAGAAGGGGCAAGGAATCGCTCTCTTCAGAACGCTACATGGAAATGGTAGCAAGTTTTAAGCCGGACATCTATGAGGGACTCTGCGATGCGGACACAAATTTGGAGAGTGCCAAGAAGCGGGTTCAGAAATCGGTTGACAGGACAGAGAAGTTTATGCATTACATCTACGAGCACCGGGGCAAGGTGAATTCCACTCTGCTAGCTCCCATTGTGGGCGGATACAACACCTTTGCCCGGACGCAGTCCATTAGACATGCCCGGGATCAGCCAGCGAGCAGCTATGGAGGTTACATCTTCGAGGGATTCCACACGAATGGTCTATCGGCGACCACTTTGGATACTTCCAAACTACTGCCAATAGTACAACACTGCGTCAAGCAGTTGGAGGAGGACAAGCCTAGAATAATGCCGGGTGCCTACACTCCTCTAACCATTCTAGAACTCATCCGCCAGGGAATTGATGTGTTTGACTCTTCCTACGTATACTTGGCTTCTCTGAACTTCAAGGCTTTGACATTTAGTTTTGTCCAGGATGCAGTGGAAAATGCACCATTTTTGGACATAACCGATGAAGCTATCAAGGAGGATTTTAGTCCGCCGCTGAGCAACTGTAGTTGCTTGACTTGCCAGAAACACACGCGTGCTTACCTTCACCACCTGTACAAGACCAACGAACTGCTTGGTCCCATATTACTAATTGT TCACAACCTATATCACTACATGGCTTTCTTTGAGAAAATTCGTGAGAGTGTGGCTAGAGATGAGCTTCCACAGCTGACGGAGCTTGTAAGAAATCAGAATGGCAAGACACATGTGGATTATTCCATTGCTGCCAACACCAAAGTAATTAGCAAGGCGACCATGGGGAAAGGattcgcagcagcagcagtatgA
- the LOC122615743 gene encoding uncharacterized protein LOC122615743, with protein MSKKSLIRIRWQPSCNQLFLKTPQQLFTFSCETKILKKMSTFVVKLLQRSQLSHSQIDVKPFIYVRSKWMDDDVELDFLSTSDNQNYRSSLKYDELRTGASELEQPYDAFFAECKNALTTHMGLQGFDYEICLEDAEKPAFKVYKCEGYETLYLDVPLRKVSNCYQLLDAAIEAGQQKPQAAPAPESDAQNTTSLAEYEKYVRDSKLKEEELLKKFLLLLNSKKAHIRELESQLEERSGKGSSDKNNRRTSSDEEDEAYGAATQAMNIDDGDDDSD; from the coding sequence ATGTCAAAAAAATCACTTATACGCATACGATGGCAACCCAGTTGCAATCAGCTGTTTTTAAAAACCCCGCAACAGTTGTTTACATTTAGTTGTGAAactaaaatattgaaaaaaatgtCCACCTTTGTAGTTAAACTACTTCAACGCTCTCAGCTCTCACATAGTCAAATAGACGTAAAGCCTTTTATTTATGTCCGAAGCAAATGGATGGACGACGACGTGGAGCTTGACTTTCTATCCACCTCAGACAATCAAAACTACCGGTCAAGTCTGAAATACGATGAGTTGCGGACTGGAGCCAGCGAATTGGAGCAGCCCTACGATGCCTTCTTTGCAGAGTGCAAAAATGCGCTAACGACGCACATGGGACTCCAAGGATTCGATTATGAAATATGCCTGGAGGATGCCGAGAAACCAGCCTTTAAAGTGTACAAATGCGAGGGATACGAGACACTGTATTTGGATGTTCCGCTGAGAAAAGTGTCCAACTGCTACCAGTTGCTGGATGCAGCCATCGAAGCTGGGCAGCAGAAGCCTCAAGCAGCTCCAGCCCCCGAATCCGACGCCCAGAACACCACATCTCTGGCTGAATACGAAAAGTATGTGAGGGACAGCAAACTGAAGGAGGAGGAACTTCTCAAGAAGTTCTTGCTGCTTTTGAATAGCAAGAAGGCCCACATCAGGGAATTGGAGAGTCAGTTGGAAGAGCGATCCGGGAAGGGCTCAAGCGATAAGAACAATCGAAGGACTTCTTCTGATGAAGAGGACGAAGCCTACGGAGCAGCCACTCAAGCCATGAATAtagatgatggtgatgatgactCGGATTAA
- the LOC122615742 gene encoding SAC3 domain-containing protein 1 has protein sequence MAQVRGSCESFCPDGEAKMRVREKLLHYFELKNGQKNTPGVLVKEFTRSAADVKMPLPKEMRTEAALTKTVEYLLKDIILDTRKPYNVAYDFIFDRLRAVRREIVIQMYDARRKICLLEPIVMFLAYSRYRLCEEPIEKFDPKICNQHLQECLTGVLCCYEELGDLESFKEQSIRELERRSFIESLYQVFNLGSPESLTRALTLPDYVRQDATFKLCFDICLAFQQGNLYRVLMGLPQLPHILCAVAATKLQAIRRTLLQIFTHAYNNKQLTVPVPYLLRLLLFDGPQGLQDQCRHYNISLTADRKAVHFNKTDFNHNAEILKPQEERFVESRLKRIYIPEVLLLKKFN, from the exons ATGGCCCAAGTTCGAGGATCCTGCGAAAGTTTCTGTCCCGATGGGGAGGCgaaaat GCGTGTTCGCGAGAAGCTTTTACACTACTTCGAGCTGAAGAATGGTCAGAAGAACACACCAGGTGTCCTGGTAAAGGAGTTTACACGCTCAGCTGCCGATGTCAAGATGCCCCTGCCAAAGGAAATGCGCACAGAAGCGGCATTGACCAAAACTGTGGAATATCTGCTCAAGGA CATAATACTGGACACACGAAAGCCGTATAACGTGGCTTACGACTTCATATTCGATCGACTGAGGGCGGTGCGTCGGGAGATCGTTATCCAGATGTACGATGCCCGTCGGAAGATCTGCCTGTTGGAACCTATTGTAATGTTCCTGGCCTATAGTCGATATCGCTTGTGTGAGGAACCCATAGAGAAGTTCGATCCCAAGATATGCAATCAGCATTTGCAAGAGTGCCTCACGGGAGTGCTTTGCTGTTACGAAGAACTGGGGGACCTCGAATCCTTTAAAGAACAAAGCATTCGTGAGCTTGAGCGGCGCAGCTTTATAGAGAGCCTTTATCAAGTGTTTAATCTGGGTTCTCCCGAGTCCCTTACACGCGCCCTTACCTTACCGGATTATGTGCGTCAGGATGCGACGTTTAAGCTGTGTTTTGACATCTGTTTGGCCTTTCAACAGGGCAATTTGTATAGAGTGCTCATGGGCTTGCCACAATTGCCGCACATTCTGTGTGCCGTAGCAGCCACCAAGTTGCAGGCGATAAGAAG AACCTTGCTACAGATTTTCACGCATGCctacaacaacaaacagctaACGGTGCCGGTTCCTTACTTGTTGCGTTTACTGCTGTTCGATGGTCCGCAAGGACTTCAGGACCAATGTCGGCATTATAATATATCCTTAACAGCGGATAGGAAGGCGGTGCATTTTAATAAGACTGATTTTAACCACAATGCAGAGATATTAAAGCCCCAAGAAGAGCGCTTTGTGGAGTCGAGGCTGAAGCGTATTTATATTCCAGAAGTTCTATTGCTAAAGAAATTTAACTAG